A window of Oncorhynchus nerka isolate Pitt River linkage group LG4, Oner_Uvic_2.0, whole genome shotgun sequence contains these coding sequences:
- the LOC115128584 gene encoding uncharacterized protein LOC115128584, whose amino-acid sequence MAACRGGVALWVGCVRSHGKRQPVKQQCWSLVQAMDVQWSGQIQSLSSTSWALVPPNRLRYQNIKHLALSHPFHHASQGQPHSQRPPDEDWEETVSLCVLVQPGPGECDGQHTLVEVPLFGQIKLGELLAPGGLSRPVEFLFPLTTVDGSREDDISVGTTKVQAEGSKTMMNEGETETEKRERGSFRSLFETEGCPAPFMNGSRFYCFHCPGMEPLPGYRNKSGHMIGLEKELSLLLHTSLYSSYAERKTVEGGHSDRESEDEEKLALMYEKLRIELPSFFMKSHDYTMYTNDIEFVNCILNAKTRGRVLYQLSLSLWRLLCLCYYAEAQLEVLKLTKHPEDRTIKARWSVRGLPFLSLLLRFYRKDKTDLYRSYDAFSTFYLGHDGLIHCHKVEKVMKAQPPILPGVTTLLAGALVSLGVQEHRPALNLMPPLLSSRQGRD is encoded by the exons ATGGCTGCTTGTAGAGGGGGCGTCGCCTTGTGGGTGGGGTGTGTGAGGAGCCATGGCAAAAGGCAACCAGTCAAGCAACAGTGCTGGAGTCTTGTTCAG GCGATGGATGTGCAGTGGAGTGGACAGATCCAGTCGCTCAGCAGCACATCATGGGCCCTGGTTCCCCCAAACAGGCTGAGGTACCAGAACATCAAGCATCTGGCCCTGTCACACCCCTTCCACCATGCCAGCCAGGGCCAACCCCACAGCCAGAGGCCCCCGGACGAGGACTGGGAAGAGACAGTAAGCCTGTGTGTGCTGGTGCAGCCTGGCCCTGGGGAGTGTGATGGCCAGCACACCCTGGTGGAGGTGCCTCTATTTGGGCAGATTAAACTAGGTGAACTCCTGGCTCCGGGAGGACTCAGTAGGCCCGTGGAGTTCCTCTTCCCCTTGACCACGGTGGACGGGAGCCGAGAGGATGACATCAGTGTTGGGACGACTAAGGTTCAGGCGGAAGGTTCCAAGACGATGATGAACGAGGGAGAGACGGAaacagaaaagagggagagaggatcatTCCGGAGCCTGTTTGAGACAGAAGGATGTCCAGCTCCATTTATGAATGGATCTAGGTTCTACTGCTTCCACTGTCCTGGGATGGAGCCATTGCCTGGTTATAGGAACAAATCGGGCCATATGATTGGACTAGAGAAGGAGTTGTCACTGTTGCTCCACACCTCTCTGTATAGTAGTTATGCAGAAAGAAAGACAGTCGAGGGGGGtcacagcgacagagagagtgaggacgAGGAGAAACTGGCATTGATGTATGAAAAGCTGAGAATTGAG CTTCCTAGTTTCTTTATGAAGAGTCATGACTACACCATGTACACAAATGATATCGAGTTCGTCAACTGTATTCTAAATGCCAAGACCAG GGGCAGAGTTCTGTACCAGCTGAGCCTGTCTCTGTGGAGGCTGCTGTGTCTCTGTTACTATGCTGAGGCCCAGTTAGAGGTACTGAAACTGACCAAGCACCCAGAGGACAGGACCATCAAGGCCAGGTGGAGTGTCAGAGGActgcccttcctctctctgctgctgaGATTCTACCGCAAGGACAAAACTGACCTCTACAG GTCATATGATGCGTTCTCTACCTTCTACCTTGGCCATGATGGACTCATACATTGTcacaaagtggaaaaa GTGATGAAAGCCCAGCCGCCAATTCTGCCCGGGGTGACCACTCTGTTAGCGGGAGCCCTCGTGTCCCTGGGGGTCCAGGAGCACCGGCCAGCCCTCAACCTCATGCCCCCCTTGCTCTCGTCCCGCCAAGGCCGAGACTGA